The DNA sequence AATTTCTTGAGAAGACATTTTGTCAATGTGAGGTTCAATGATTTTTGTAACTAATTTACCGATTATAAAAGACGAGAGCATAATAATCGGCAAACTAAAATGAAATGATATCAAAACAAAAACTGTCAGTAAAATTCCTACAAGACTTGAAGCGATATTAATGCGTCCAAGTAAATATGAGGTTTGTATTTTAGGTATTTGATCTTTAAATGCGGTAAAATAATAGTCTGTTTCATGTTCTAAAAAATCTTCAGGAGGAATATTAAAAATAGCATTTGAAAGATTTTGACTATAAAGAAGAGCAAATTTCTTGCGCATAAAAAATACGCCTCGTTGACATAGGTGATGAATGACTACAAAAAGAATTTCAAGCAGAGCGTAGAATATAATGAGTTTAATTTTTTCGGGTGAAGGATTTTTTGTAAATTCATCAATAGCGAATCCAAAAAAATATAAGATACCTGTTGAGACTGCCGTTTGAATGGTTTTAAGAATAAAAATCAATATGAAGTACATTTTTGTCTCCTGTTTTATAATACTGATTATGTTCATTTACTCCGCAACTACCTTTTGTATCCAGAAATTAAGAATGTTTTGTTAATAATAGTTTCGGATTTTTAACTATAACTTTCAGAGTCATATCTTCTGTAAATCAATAATATACTTATTATATATATATATATATATATATTATGCAATAGGTAAACACATTAATATCATTAATAAGAAAAAGCACCTTTAATCTCCTCTTCAACCCTATCTATGATGCTGTCCCAAGAATGTTTTTTTATTTCTTCTGCGACAGGGGAATAAAAATCTTTTTGAGATTTAAGTCTTTCCATTTGAAGCATTATTTTTTCGGCAAGGGCTTCGACAAAGGCGGGCTTATCTTCTTCGTATGCCTTGTCCACATCGTAAATGCGTGGAAGTTTGACAAATTCGATAATGCCGCTTGTGTTGATTTTTTCGCCGAGGAGGTTTATTAGGCCTTCAATTTCTGTGGTAACTGTAAAAAGGCCGCAGGCTAAGGCTTCAACGGCGACAAGACCTAAGGCTTCATAGTACGAAGGCAAAATAAAAATATCGTTTTGTTTTAAAATTTTACACATACATATTTGAGATGAAGCATTTACTATTTTTAAATTTTCACTGTAGTCTGCATTTTTTAAAAGAATGTTCTTTTGTTCTTCGCTTGCATTTCCGATTAAGGTTAATTCCGTATTAGGATATTTTGTTAAAATAAGCGGAAGGGTTTTTGCAAGTTCAAATACTCCCTTTGAATCGGATATCTTTCCTGCATAGCAAAGCCTGAATGTTCCGTCAAAGATATGTCTATCCTTATCGTTAAAAATATCGGGGTTAAAGCCTCCTCCTGCCAATTTAATTTTTTTAGGCGGTGCCGAAAAAATAGTTTGTACTTCGTTAATATCCTTAGGGCTTACGGTAAAATATAAATCAAGCTTATCCAAGTTTTGTATGTACCGTGTCTTTATCCAAGGATTTTTTTTAATCTGCCTTATATCCGTACCGTGACTTATGCCTATTATTTTTTTGCCGGAAAATATTTTTTTTACCAAAGAGGTTAAAATAAAAAGATGATGACTTATAATGACATCGGGATTAAATTCTTCTTTTGCACGGAGAAGAGTTTTTTCAAAAACCGAAATCCATTTTTGATACATCTCATCATTCATTTCGGAATAGACGGTTGATGTATAGGGCATTATGTCGCTCATTCCTGCAATCGGAAAAGGGATGTCTTCATTAAAAACAGTTTTTTCTTCTTGCACATAATCGGATAAAAATTTAATGGGATATTCTTTTACGCTTCCTTGTAATTTGTCGGGTAAAGATTGATTAAAAGTTTTTTCGGCAAAGGGGAGCTGTGTGCCGTAAAGAACCGCATTTTCATGTCCTTTTTTTATCATTCCTTCGATGAGGGTACTAAAATAAACGCCGCTTCCTGTTTTCATCGGTAGTTGTGCAAGACAGTGAAGTATCTTCAATTTAAACTCTCCATATTGTATTTGATGTAGACCTTTTCATTCTTTTGATAATTGCAGTCATTGTTTAAAACAATGGCCTTTAATTCTTTTTCTTTAGATTTAAGAAATAATTCTATTATTTCTCCCTTAAAAATAATATTGATAATTTGGGCTTCTTTAAAATCTTCCGTATCTTCTTCCGGTAAGGATTTAAATACTTTTATCTTTTCAGGTCTGATATATGAATTTTCTATTTTATTGTTTGCACCGATAAAGTCAAGAGCAAATTCGCTTGCAGGTTGATTATAAAGAGATTCGGCTGTTCCTTCCTGAATAATTTCTCCATTGTTCATCAAAATAATTTTATCGGCAATTTCAAATGCTTCGCTTTGATCATGGGTAACAAAAATTGTAGTGATATTAAATTCTTTTTGAATTTGTTTTATTTCTTTACGCATATTGATTCTAAGCTTTGCATCCAAGTTGCTTAAAGGCTCGTCCAACAAAAGAAGTTTGGGCCTTATAATCAAACTGCGTGCAAGAGCGACCCTCTGCTGTTCTCCGCCTGAAAGTTCGCTTATGTGTTTTTTTTCATAACCCGATAAGCCCATCGTTTTTATCATCTTCATTCCGGCTTCAACTCGTTCAGCCTTAGGCATCTTTTTAAATTTTAAACCGTAAATAATATTCGATAAAACATTCATGTGAGGAAAAAGTCCATAGGATTGAAAAACGGTAGAAACATTTCTATTTTCAGGCGGATCATTTGTAATTTCTTTGCCGTCAAGAATTATCTTTCCGCTGTCAGGTTTTAAAAATCCTCCTATCGATTTTAATACCGTACTTTTTCCGCAGCCGGACGGTCCTAAAAGACAGAGGAGTTTCCCTTTTTCAAGATTAAAGCTTATATTTTTTACCGCATTTTTTTCTTTATATGTTTTTGTTAGGTTTGTTAATTCCAAATACATAAAACCTCCGGCATTTTAAAAATTATTTTTTCTTTAAAACTAAAAAGTAAATTAAATTTACAATTAAACAAATTATAATTATAAGCAAAGCAATTACCGAGCCTATTTCATAATAACCGCTTTGAATTACATCGAACATAACAAGGGTTAAAACTTTTTGACTCGGGTATACCAAAAAAATAATTGAACCTATTGTAGTCATAGTTGTTGTAAATCCGTTGATAAAAGAAACGCCTAAGGCATTTTTACTTAAAGGAATAACGGCATCGGTAACTT is a window from the Treponema denticola genome containing:
- a CDS encoding glycosyltransferase family 4 protein, producing the protein MKILHCLAQLPMKTGSGVYFSTLIEGMIKKGHENAVLYGTQLPFAEKTFNQSLPDKLQGSVKEYPIKFLSDYVQEEKTVFNEDIPFPIAGMSDIMPYTSTVYSEMNDEMYQKWISVFEKTLLRAKEEFNPDVIISHHLFILTSLVKKIFSGKKIIGISHGTDIRQIKKNPWIKTRYIQNLDKLDLYFTVSPKDINEVQTIFSAPPKKIKLAGGGFNPDIFNDKDRHIFDGTFRLCYAGKISDSKGVFELAKTLPLILTKYPNTELTLIGNASEEQKNILLKNADYSENLKIVNASSQICMCKILKQNDIFILPSYYEALGLVAVEALACGLFTVTTEIEGLINLLGEKINTSGIIEFVKLPRIYDVDKAYEEDKPAFVEALAEKIMLQMERLKSQKDFYSPVAEEIKKHSWDSIIDRVEEEIKGAFSY
- a CDS encoding ABC transporter ATP-binding protein, coding for MYLELTNLTKTYKEKNAVKNISFNLEKGKLLCLLGPSGCGKSTVLKSIGGFLKPDSGKIILDGKEITNDPPENRNVSTVFQSYGLFPHMNVLSNIIYGLKFKKMPKAERVEAGMKMIKTMGLSGYEKKHISELSGGEQQRVALARSLIIRPKLLLLDEPLSNLDAKLRINMRKEIKQIQKEFNITTIFVTHDQSEAFEIADKIILMNNGEIIQEGTAESLYNQPASEFALDFIGANNKIENSYIRPEKIKVFKSLPEEDTEDFKEAQIINIIFKGEIIELFLKSKEKELKAIVLNNDCNYQKNEKVYIKYNMESLN